In Eremothecium gossypii ATCC 10895 chromosome IV, complete sequence, the genomic stretch ggcggcgcggccggcagcgcggGTGCTGGGCTACGGAGGCAGCATGTTCATGCCTACgatgccgcagcagcagttgcagcagcaggtggcGCCGCAGCAGACGGCGCAGGCCGCGCTGCAGGAGGCCGAGCTAGAGCGCTACCTGGAACGCGAATTTGATGTTCTTGAGGGCGAGCTAGCGCCGCCCGAGGTGCCGGAGGCGCTGTcggcgccgctgctcgACCACGAGCAGCTCGGCTTCCAGGAGTCGGCCAAGGCCATCTACGCGACGCTGTCCGCGCCGATACACAAGGACAAGTTCGGCGCATCGAAGTTTATGGGGCTAATGCGCCAGGTGAGCACGGGCGACGTTACGCTCAGCAAGTCGGAGAGCGGCTACACCGGGTTGCACATGACTGCGGGTGGGGAGGCCGTCGGTGCGGAGTACCGTGCGGTGACCGATGAGGTCGTGCAGGTGCCCGAGGTCGCGGCTGCGCTTCCGCTGGCCGGCGAGGAGCGCTCCCTAGCGAGTCAGATGGAGGATCTGTTGAACAAAGTGGACATCGCAGGCCTGTCCTCGAACGAGGCGGCCATGCGGATCCTGAGCTAGCGCAGGCCCGGAACCAGTAACGACGCGACGACACATACGGATAGCAGTAAAGCTTCATTCATGTCTATAAACTACTCAGTACATAATGACATCCAATCATACATAATTTTGCATTTCTACTGACGTGCTTAGTGGAGGACACCTCTTGCGGATCGACCCCGAGCTGTGGGGCGTCGCGCCCAGGCGTCCTCCCGTGACAACCCCGTTCTCCGCGGCCGCGTCCGCGGGGCTGTATGCCTGTTCGTGCAAGTCCCGCTTGCGCGCGTAGCGCGCATCGCGGGAATGTTCGGCGACAGCGTCGCCCGTGTTCGTTCGGCGTGGCTCCGGGCCCACGCTGCGATTGCGCTGCTTCTCCAGGTACGCCGCCGGAGCGtccggcggcggcgtggaGTCGCTCAAGCCGAGGAGGCCCGCCTTGAACTCGCTCACAAGCCCCCAGATGCCGCGCCGGTCGTCCGCCTCCGGCGTCGTCGCGTCTGTGGCCGGGCTCGGCATGAGCTCGTCGAACCCGAGTCGCTTCTCAAGCCCCTCCTGGAGTATCTGGTCGAACTCGTTGAGAAATGACATCGACTTCGCCCACACGCTCTCGCGCGCTCCCGGCGCCCCCGGCAGCTCCGCCCCCGGCTCCAGCACCGCTCGCGGCGACCCCGCGTCGAGCGCCCGCGCCACCCGCTGCTTCAGTTCCTCCAACTcccgcgcctgcgccaCCAGGACCCGCTCCTCGAGCCGGAGCGCCCGCCGGAGGTCCTCCACCGTCTTGCGCTGCTCCAAGAGCGCGAGTTCCCGCGTGGCCAACGTCTGCAACATCGCCCCCACGTCGCCCTCGTCCGACCCCGCGCTGGCCGGAGAGTACAACGACACGCTCCGCCGCCCCCGCTCTGGCGACGCCGCCCCGCCCTCCGGCGACATGATCGTCTGGATGAGCGACCGCCGCTTCAGCACCGAGTTGCGCCGTGGCGGCGTGCCCTGTTCGGCCCCCGGGCTCTCCGCCCCGCCTGTGTGATTCCTGTGCATTCTGTATCCGTCTGCACTTGCACTGCTATATGCCCGTATGTGGCTCTGCTCCCGCCGTCCTCCCCTGCCCTTGTTTTTGCTCCCACCTTGCTCTGCTGTGCCAGACGTCCTGTGACACATGTCCGTCTGCCACCCTGCGTCGCGCGTGCCGACCGCGTCGCTCGCGTTATGCTCCATCACTTGCTGGTGTATGCTAAGGCCGCTTGCTGCTGATGCCGGCGTTTTATTCGAGGTCGTGGCCCCCAACACGCTGTTTCGTTGACTAAGAATGCTTCCAGCCCTCTAGGTAGGGATTTTTAGTGAAAAATTGCTATGTAGGTATCCCCTTTTGAACAGGTATTCAACAGGCGAGAAGACATCTGTCAAACTGCCAGAGCCAACAAGTAGCGAGATGGCACCTTTCAAGTTTGGCAAGAAGAACGGGAAGGATAAGTCGGTGGTGGGCCGGGCCACGACAGGACCTGAGCCGGTTGGGGCCGCGGGCGGGCCCACGGGCGGCAGCTCGAGGGCAGCGGGGCGGGACGCGCGAAGGCCGGAGACGCCGTGGGACAGGGTGAAGCTGGTGCAGACGCCGTTCCCACGGTACCGGCATGTGGCGAGCGCGTACGCTTCGGACACGAACGAGGTGATCGTGATCGGCGGGCTGCACGACCAGAGTGTGTACGGCGACACGTGGATCCTGCGGGCGCAGGACAACGGCAAGCAGTTCAGCGCGCGGACAATTGAGATCACAGAGacgacgccgccgccgcgggtGGGGCACGCGGCGACGCTGTGCGGGAACGCGTTTGTGATCTTCGGCGGGGACACGCACAAGACGAACAACGAGGGCCTGATGGACGACGATGTGTACCTGCTGAACGTGAACTCGCACAAGTGGACGATCCCACACCCGGTTGGCCCGCGGCCGCTGGGGCGGTACGGGCACAAGATCAGCATCATTGCGACGAGCCAGATGAAGACGAAGCTGTACGTGTTCGGGGGGCAGTTCGACGACACGTACTTCAATGACCTGGCGGTGTACGACTTGTCGAGCTTCCGGCGGCCGGACTCGCACTGGGTATTTGTGAAGCCGGCGAGCTTCGTGCCGCCTCCGCTGACGAATCACA encodes the following:
- the TDA11 gene encoding Tda11p (Syntenic homolog of Saccharomyces cerevisiae YHR159W (TDA11)), with translation MEHNASDAVGTRDAGWQTDMCHRTSGTAEQGGSKNKGRGGRREQSHIRAYSSASADGYRMHRNHTGGAESPGAEQGTPPRRNSVLKRRSLIQTIMSPEGGAASPERGRRSVSLYSPASAGSDEGDVGAMLQTLATRELALLEQRKTVEDLRRALRLEERVLVAQARELEELKQRVARALDAGSPRAVLEPGAELPGAPGARESVWAKSMSFLNEFDQILQEGLEKRLGFDELMPSPATDATTPEADDRRGIWGLVSEFKAGLLGLSDSTPPPDAPAAYLEKQRNRSVGPEPRRTNTGDAVAEHSRDARYARKRDLHEQAYSPADAAAENGVVTGGRLGATPHSSGSIRKRCPPLSTSVEMQNYV
- the PEX21 gene encoding Pex21p (Syntenic homolog of Saccharomyces cerevisiae YGR239C (PEX21) and YHR160C (PEX18)), translated to MSLCQGSAMQKLIAKTEGPMAGVGRVGGFNRPSGGLGQSSAEQQLQARAGERASQNRFMAVLEPQRELGGRMARGDGLQADWVRQFSSMQVEDPLAFSAEYQRAYAGYEQRQAARPAARVLGYGGSMFMPTMPQQQLQQQVAPQQTAQAALQEAELERYLEREFDVLEGELAPPEVPEALSAPLLDHEQLGFQESAKAIYATLSAPIHKDKFGASKFMGLMRQVSTGDVTLSKSESGYTGLHMTAGGEAVGAEYRAVTDEVVQVPEVAAALPLAGEERSLASQMEDLLNKVDIAGLSSNEAAMRILS